tGAGAAATACTTTTCTCATACTTTTCTTCAAGTGACAGAATTGGCTCTATTATTAAATACATGggttagcaaataaaaatatttatgaataagaTGCTTTATAAAATCAGGGTCCTCTGGGGCTTActggtcattttttttcccacctgAGAACAGCAGCTGATGCTCAGTTAGTACTGCTGATAAAGAAATGATGAAGTCATTACTGCAGTAGGAAACCAGGCAGCCTTAAAATCAGTTGTACATCAACAAGTTATCAGTAACAAAATCCAGCAAAAACACAGAGGAATACTAATCTCACCCCTTctaaatggaggcccagagatcTCACCTGAATTCTGACTTTTGGGGCAATCTTTCTTAAGATGTTCCACAGAGCCACAAAGTCTGCAGCAACCACCTATAAAAAGAACAGAGTAATTGAAAACCTCTAATACTTACATAGGGCTTTTAAGGTCTCAAAGCACTTTCATATCTTATTTGGTCCTCACAACCTTGTTAGTTGCAAAGGTAGCTGGAGCCAGGAACTTACTCCTATTAAGTCCATTCTCCATTCCTCTTGACTTCAAAGAGCACTAAACTGTACCTACCCACCATTTCTTGCCCCTGGCCTTCAGGGCATATGTGGGAAAAAGAAGTGAGATATGACGGAAGGTACGTGTCCTCTGGAGTGTCCAAGAGCCACTGCACAGAAGCCTGGATCTTAACCATGGTTAGACAGGGAAGGGTTTGTGAACTCTGAAAAATCTGTGGGCAGATGCATTTTTTGAGGAGAATGCCCACAGTTTTTAATCAGATTCTTTAATGATCAGAATGTTTAACCATGAGGTGCTATGAGGTCCCCAAAGAGTTAGGAACCACTGCTCTGCTGTACAGGTCAGATGGGGGTGAGCAAttacaaaaggaatgaaattaactTTTGTTTCAGTACCTTCTATCTGCCAGGCATCCTAACTCGAGTAAAAATGCCTATTGCCCTTCTTTAAGCAACATTCCAGGAGAGTGAATTACAACACATTTGGTTTCTAAAATGAGTCTTCACTGAATGGTCGAACACTACTGCTTAACGGTCAAGCATTATCACGATCATGCTCATAATGTTAAGTGACTCACTCAGAAAAATGATCCTAGTAGGATGAATTCTCACTTCTATGTGACCTACTCCCCTTGCTGCACTTTTTTATATCTAGTCATTTTGGTTGACCATACAAAGGCATCTTTGCTCACTAGTCATATTATATGACCTGTTTCTTAAGTTCAAAACTGAAAGGCACTTTTGAGCATCTTCCAGGTCCAGGACTCTTTACTATTGTAGATGCCATAGTGAAATAGAAGGGGCacttgaataatatattttaatcctcataactcTTCAAGGTAAAATACCATAATTCATCAAATCTAAGATACCACTGATTATAAgatgtatcattattttatattgctctctggaaaaaaaaacttccaattATGTGACACGCCCCAATAGTAAGATACAATGAGTTCAGAGatactaaaatgtgaaaaaaatgtacattttagaatcaatgaaatacaattctctcatctccattttacaggtaaggaaactgagaagagAGAAGTTAACTTGGCCAAAGTCCCACAGTTAGTGAGTGGTAGTGCTGAGGCTATAACTGGTCTAACTCCAAAGCTATGCTTTTTCACTGGACTTCTGCAAGGGGACCCAGTCACAACACAAGGTTTCTAGAACCTGATGGTACCAGCATCACATTAACAAATGACTCACATTAACAGATGACAACCTCCTCCTTAAAGCTTTAAACATCACAGACTTTACTGTGGGCACCTTAAGCCATTAGTTGAGCTAAAGGTAAGAAAGTTACTTGATTCCCATGCCAGACAACTAACTAAGGAAAATATTCAGAAACAAAAGTTACTACAAATATGAATAGTGTGTACCAACCCTTCTACCCAAAATGGTATGCTAGACTGACATTAAATTCacaacactattttttaaatcttctcctAGTTTGCGAAATTATCCCTTTGCTTCTGTTACGTTTAAAAGTAGATACTTATACTCTCACAAATGATGCTGAAGCAAGCacagatattttgaaatatacacGTCAGTTTTTTCTGATttgatgtattaaaaataataccaagTTACATTACACAAAAAGTCTAGTACATAGAATAGTGCTTGATAAAGATAATGAAATTCTCAAGATTTTGCTACTTACtcaagaatttatttaaaaactaaataaatttagtttttaaataattcttgagTAAGTTTAAGTATAAACTAAATCACAACTGCATGATGACTCACCATTTTCGACATAAGAGTAAAAGTACTCACCATCAGCATAGAGTCCTTTGGGATTATCAGGACAAGATCTGGACAGATGTCCCATTTCcccacaaacaaaacattttgcaAAAGGAAATTCACCTGTAACAATCAACAGTTCCtgtttagttatatatatatatatatatatatatatatatatatatatatatatatacacacacacacacacacacacacacatcatgtaattcgtattattttaaaacactatattctcagagtgtttaaaaaaatatttgtttttacatGATTCAAAGTTTAATCTcatttgatttcaaaatattaagtGACACACTCATAACAAACCctgtcaacaacaaaaaaaacaagttgGCTACTTACTGGCCACTTTCCCCATTaaccaaataaaaaattgatagaaaaaaagatacattaataCCAAAAGCTGGGTCTACTTTAGCCTTGCACTTGGTTATTTCATGCTCTGTGGATCCACACCGGTAACATATTCCAGTGCCCATTTCTTGATTCTCAAGGGCAGCTGGGCAATCTGCAATCCCATGGCCAGGTTTTCTACAATGGAAACATacctaggaaaacaaaaatgtgagTTTCCACACTGCAACACTACACTGGCTTTATTAATTCTAGTCatcaaaaatgtctttaaaacattCCTCATTTTAAAGTTATCTAGTTCTTTTTTTGAAATCTCAGTATTTTATCTGTAGAAAAAAGTGTTTCACATATTCCTAAACCATAAGAAATGCATTTCCATCAGAGAGTTTCAGTGCTTTTGAAAACCCTCAATCCATCAATCTCTCAGTCTCAGACACAAGTTATAAATGTCTTTGTAGGAGGTAATTGCTTAAATGAATTAAGCAAATATGGACTATTCATTTCATTAATGGGGATGTCTGTACCTAGAAACACCGAGTTTTCTGGAGGAGATGGACAATGACCATAAAAATTATCACTCAAAATTAATACTTTCACTTTTAAAGTTCACATAATTGAATGAATTTGGGTCAAGTGATTCCATTGAAATTATGATTCGAATCATAAGATATATTTCATACCAAAAtgtatacttaaatttttatatctttcatacGTATTCCTTAGTATTCATAAATAGATAGATGTTTCATTTTAGAATATATGCACATTTTCAAGGTATAATTCTAAGATGAATTATTTGGCTCCAGCCTAACATTGAACAATGGTTTGGTTTCTTTACACACTACCTAGCAATTTGCAGGATATTTTTCGCTGCAATGAATGAGAATATCAGTCATAATCAAAGATGGTAGAGAgctaaagtattttatttaaactgGAAAAAGGTACATTTTTTGGATAacaaatatttcatcatttaattttttttcgaAATAAGcacaaggtttttaaaaagcaaattcagtaggcaaaataatattttgcaaCTATgtcctcactttctttttttcctgtttaataacatactggaaaagaatgagTCCCTTTAGTCTTTattaacttttacatttaaaatgagcTAGTGCAAACAAagagaattcatttattctacaacTGCAGGAAAAGTTACTACCCAAAACTGGATCACCAACATAAGAAGTCTTGTATTCTTGGTGAAGTCAAAGTTGTCTCTAGTAACCTGATAGCTTACTGACTAGGGTTTTATCTGTAAAAACCTAATCTTCACCAAATACAAACTTTTTGAATGATCCTTAAATTTAATGTAGATGGGATTGTGGAGAGTGGACTGGTGAATTTCTAGATGTCAACTTATTAACAATAGAACTGATGCTTAGTCTGCTTAGTCTgaggtattaaaaagaaaaacaagaaaattagtTTGAACGGTCTCAACAAGCCATATACTATTTAAAGCACACGCTTTAATATagagaattcctttttttttttggaaaaacaaTGTCCTTCCccttaattaaaaacataaaacttctCTTAAAAGGTCACAATACTAAACTTTTTCAAAAAGTATGCAATTCACCACACCGCCTATGTCAATGAAATTATCTTTACATTATCCTTACATTAacttgactttaaaatatttaaaaattgtataatttaaacAAAACTATCTTGTCCAAATAGAAATGATTATCTTTTCTATCCCAATTTATCCATAAGGAACATTTTATCAGTATCATCTCCAcaaaagaatctttaaatatGACACTGCATAAAACTAATCCTGCACATAGTCAGAAGCCACATTTATGGAGGCTGTAACATTTCAAATCTACACTGGTGTAAACAGTGCTCTACATGTAGTAattctgataaaaaataaaactttaaaatagcaACAAATCCTGATTCTTATGTAGTATCCTGCTAGAAGATCCCTTGCTAGAGAAGGGAAAGAATTATACCAAGTATTTCATTTCCTGTGTCTGACACAGTTTAAAATCTAGGTCTTGGCACCACGGAAATAAACCTGTAGCCCCCAGCACTCCTCTCAGTGTAacgtggggaaggagggagcaaTGACTAGGGAGAGTCTCAAGGAGTTTTAACTCTGCTATTACTCTGCTCTGTTACCAACCAGTACGATTCTTATTAGATCTCCTTTCTGTGCAATCAGTTTTTCATGGATAAAGATAAAAGGAGACATCCTTTCCAACTAATGGGAACCACACATATCTAACCTGTTGTACTTAACCTTCCCCcttattttgatcttttttaaaaatggctgttTGAAAAAGGGCTACTGGAAGGGGTGAGAACATAGGTCTTAAAGTCAGACTCTGGGtttaaatatcttctttttttcttttggctgaacTACATAGAGTTAGCAGCTCATTTAGgttcacatttatttaataacGCATATACTTATAAAGTGCCAACCATGATTCTAAGTAATCAAATATTAACACCTtttcctgggtttgaatttctCCTCTGCTACTTGCTAAGTGGCTTTCAGCAAGATACTTAACCTAGCTGCACACCAGTGTTTTCTAcccaaaacatggaaataatgCTACCATCTTTGTATGTTGTGATAATTAATCAGTACATCAAGTGTCTAGCATAGAGAAGGTGTTCAAAAAAAGTCCTAGTGTCATTACTAGCCCTCAAAAAGATGCCGTATAAGTCTAGTACATAACCACAATCAGACTCTGCTAAAATACATATCTGAGTGTATGAATAATAGTTTCTATCCATACAAAGTAACATTTTAGTAGAAGTGATAATCTTACCATTGCATTTTTCTTTGCTGCTTGTCTTTTTAATCGTCTTCCTTCCCGGCGACTATCTTTCTTTAAAGCAACTGCAATTTCTTCCCTGACTTCCTGACTGTCTGCTGCTATCATCTCCCCATTGTGAACCATCTGTGAGTTTTGCCTTAGATATTCCATGAATCCATTCACATCTTCATTTAaatactcctttttctttttattctttttgtgttttgcttgGGGTGCATGATTTTTAAGGGACAGACTATCAGCTTCAAGTTGTTTACTCTTTGGTAGGTTTTGGCTTTTTCCCTCAAAGGACCCCTTCTTCATGTCCTCCCATGATGTTGCAGGGAAGGGTCTTTTGTTCTGTGTGGTAGTAACTCGTGCCCACCTGGTCATGGCTTCATCAGATGTTTATCCGTCTTTAAGACAAGCATGGCCAGTTAGTCaccatctcaaataaaaaaatgaaaaaaaaaagatacatgctatATCACTATATAACCTGTACCCATATGTTacagttttaattattaaaacactttttaacttaatttatatatctgtatatttaaTTCTATAACATGCTGCAGAGATATGCCTGTAATGTAAATCTAGCCCTTGCTACCACaccagtaagaaaacaaacagcaacaacaagaaACACAAGGATATAAATACTTGCttcaaactggaaaacaattcaTTAAGAAAccaaattatttccaaaattaaatcACATAGTAATAGTAAATGAAGTTACTTTTCCCAAATTCTGCAGTTTTCTTAGCGGTTTATTTTCCTATCTCTAAGTCCCAGGTCTACTTTCTTCCAATCTTCTTGCTTAGTCTGCCATTTCATCGCAAATAATTTGCACAGCAAATTAGTAAGTATACACAACTCCTGTCCTTTGACCTGAAGTCTGTCATGACAACTCTTTCCGGCAGATTGATAAGCAAAGTATGTGTTTGCAGTCACGTGATAATACCGAGTCTTCCTTTTATTAATCAGAGCGTAAGTTACTTCCAGCCCAGctgtttcaaataattttcagttaTTAAGACGCCCCTCTTTTAGGGCAGCATCCCGTGCGGAAAACCTCAGTTCCTGCCACTACATCCCTTCAGCACAAGCTGCGGGGCGGAGCCAATAAACAGGTGTGGTGCTGTGCACGCCACTTTACACCACGCGCGCGCACTCGTCGCTGCAGATCCTGTGACTGTCACAATGGGAACTGGAGCTGTTCAAAAAGAGAAAGGTTATCCTTCCCCTGAGTACATGGAACAGGGGAAGCTCTGAGTACCCGGTCGGCCGGATTCATTCGACCCGACGGGTGCCAGTGGGGCTGGCCCGCGCCGGCCCAAGCGGCCAGCCTCCTACAGCTGAGGCGGATCCCGTCACCGGCGGCCTGGTCCCGCCGCGGAGCCCGGTGCTTCAGCCCCACCTGGCGCTGGGGGCCCTCGGGGACCTAGCTGCCACTCCCTCCGCCCTCCCGCCGCGTCCCAGGGAACGAAAGAGGGGGTCCCACGACCTTACTCCCCCACGCGCAGCTTCTTACCACGCACGAATCCTCCAGAGCAGCAGAGCTGGCAGGCCAGAGAAACCCGTCCCGCTGCGGCGGCGCGACAGTCGGGAGCGGAAGCACGTCATCCCTGACAGCGCGTCACTTCCGGGGGGCAATTGGTTCACACGCTGAGGTGCGGCTGTCAGGCGCTATGGTGTATCTCAGCGCCAGTAAATGTGGCTAATTAGAAAATGTGAAGCTCGCAGTGTTTGAAGGGCTCCGCTCTGGACTCCGGAGACGCGAAGTTGAGAGTGCGCAATCTGTGCTGTA
This genomic interval from Phocoena sinus isolate mPhoSin1 chromosome 3, mPhoSin1.pri, whole genome shotgun sequence contains the following:
- the ZCCHC9 gene encoding zinc finger CCHC domain-containing protein 9 isoform X3, coding for MTRWARVTTTQNKRPFPATSWEDMKKGSFEGKSQNLPKSKQLEADSLSLKNHAPQAKHKKNKKKKEYLNEDVNGFMEYLRQNSQMVHNGEMIAADSQEVREEIAVALKKDSRREGRRLKRQAAKKNAMVCFHCRKPGHGIADCPAALENQEMGTGICYRCGSTEHEITKCKAKVNFLLQNVLFVGKWDICPDLVLIIPKDSMLMVVAADFVALWNILRKIAPKVRIQIEWSRLVAGQRE
- the ZCCHC9 gene encoding zinc finger CCHC domain-containing protein 9 isoform X1, encoding MTRWARVTTTQNKRPFPATSWEDMKKGSFEGKSQNLPKSKQLEADSLSLKNHAPQAKHKKNKKKKEYLNEDVNGFMEYLRQNSQMVHNGEMIAADSQEVREEIAVALKKDSRREGRRLKRQAAKKNAMVCFHCRKPGHGIADCPAALENQEMGTGICYRCGSTEHEITKCKAKVDPAFGEFPFAKCFVCGEMGHLSRSCPDNPKGLYADGGCCRLCGSVEHLKKDCPKSQNSDRMVTVGRWAKGMSADYEDILDVPQPQKPKTKIPKVVNF
- the ZCCHC9 gene encoding zinc finger CCHC domain-containing protein 9 isoform X2, with translation MTRWARVTTTQNKRPFPATSWEDMKKGSFEGKSQNLPKSKQLEADSLSLKNHAPQAKHKKNKKKKEYLNEDVNGFMEYLRQNSQMVHNGEMIAADSQEVREEIAVALKKDSRREGRRLKRQAAKKNAMVCFHCRKPGHGIADCPAALENQEMGTGICYRCGSTEHEITKCKAKVDPAFGEFPFAKCFVCGEMGHLSRSCPDNPKGLYADGGCCRLCGSVEHLKKDCPKSQNSDRMVTVGRWAKGMSADYEDILDVPQPQKPKTKIPK